The following are encoded in a window of Amaranthus tricolor cultivar Red isolate AtriRed21 chromosome 2, ASM2621246v1, whole genome shotgun sequence genomic DNA:
- the LOC130806403 gene encoding aquaporin NIP6-1: MQKMDTEDQGSMPSTPVTPSTPGAPLFGGFGDRPQKKSLLSRGSNCFAVDTWPSEEGGLPAVTCSITMPPPPVPLTKKVVAEFIGTLILVCAGAATAIVNQKTQGSETLIGLAASSGLAVMIIILSTGHISGAHLNPSITIAFAALRHFPWTQVPIYIGAQMLASLCAAFILKGVFHPIIDGGITIPSVNYSQAFALEFIIAFNLMFVVTAVATDTRAVGELAGIAVGATVMLNILIAGPTTGGSMNPVRTLGPAIAANNYKGIWIYFTAPFLGALCGAGVYSAIKLPEEDEDALKQPSAAASFRR, encoded by the exons TCAAGGTTCAATGCCTTCCACCCCTGTAACCCCAAGCACTCCAGGGGCTCCCCTCTTTGGAGGCTTTGGGGATAGACCTCAAAAGAAGTCTCTTCTCAGCAGGGGCTCTAACTGTTTTGCTGTCGACACTTGGCCTAGCGAAGAAGGCGGCTTGCCTGCCGTTACCTGCAGCATTACAATGCCCCCTCCTCCTGTCCCTCTTACCAagaag GTTGTGGCAGAGTTCATCGGCACCCTTATTCTTGTTTGTGCCGGAGCAGCCACTGCTATTGTAAATCAGAAAACACAAGGATCAGAGACGCTTATTGGCCTTGCTGCCTCCAGTGGCCTTGCAGTCATGATCATCATCCTCTCCACTGGCCACATCTCTGGTGCCCATCTCAATCCATCTATCACCATTGCCTTTGCAGCTCTGAGACATTTTCCATGGACCCAA GTGCCAATATACATAGGAGCACAAATGTTAGCATCTCTGTGTGCTGCATTCATTCTCAAGGGGGTTTTTCACCCCATTATAGATGGAGGAATAACTATTCCTTCAGTAAATTACAGTCAAGCCTTTGCACTCGAGTTCATCATCGCCTTCAACCTCATGTTTGTCGTCACTGCGGTAGCAACCGACACAAGAGCG GTGGGAGAACTGGCTGGAATTGCAGTAGGCGCCACTGTCATGCTTAACATACTCATTGCAGG GCCTACCACAGGAGGTTCAATGAACCCAGTCAGGACATTGGGTCCAGCCATAGCAGCAAATAATTATAAAGGTATATGGATCTATTTTACTGCCCCTTTCCTTGGTGCACTATGCGGCGCAGGTGTCTATTCCGCAATAAAGCTGccagaagaagatgaagatgctCTTAAGCAGCCCTCAGCAGCCGCAAGCTTCAGGAGATGA